The following coding sequences lie in one Amycolatopsis cihanbeyliensis genomic window:
- a CDS encoding alpha/beta fold hydrolase, translating into MGLRIVDPVRTGESRLACGRLLGWAEWGPPDGIPVLLCPGAATSRRLGFGADVVDALGVRLISVDRPGLGASTPVPGRSFGDFAADIREFTACRDIGRPAMVGHSQGAPFALACAAEGVVGALAVVSGADEVAAPEFAGLLPAQLRALVARTVAAPAGAEEFFAAFDPGAMWEMVLAGSAESDRQVYREPGFERAYRRALDEAFAQGPAGYARDTVLAMGRWTFDPARITVPVDVWYGEQDASHSPDQGAFLADRVPGAVRRLVPDVGGAVLWTHAEEILRSLTENLLARR; encoded by the coding sequence ATGGGTTTACGCATCGTGGATCCGGTGCGGACGGGCGAGAGCAGGTTGGCCTGCGGCCGGCTGCTCGGGTGGGCCGAGTGGGGGCCTCCGGACGGGATCCCGGTCCTCCTGTGTCCCGGCGCGGCGACCAGCCGACGACTCGGTTTCGGCGCGGATGTCGTGGACGCACTGGGGGTGCGACTGATCTCCGTCGACCGGCCGGGGCTCGGTGCCTCGACACCGGTGCCGGGGCGGTCGTTCGGTGACTTCGCCGCGGACATCAGGGAGTTCACCGCGTGCCGGGACATCGGCCGTCCGGCCATGGTCGGCCACTCGCAGGGCGCCCCGTTCGCGCTCGCCTGCGCCGCGGAAGGGGTTGTCGGGGCGCTCGCCGTGGTCTCCGGCGCGGACGAGGTGGCCGCGCCCGAGTTCGCCGGGCTGCTACCCGCGCAACTGCGTGCCCTGGTGGCCAGGACCGTCGCGGCGCCCGCCGGCGCCGAGGAGTTCTTCGCGGCCTTCGACCCCGGCGCGATGTGGGAGATGGTGCTGGCCGGCAGTGCCGAGTCCGACCGGCAGGTGTACCGGGAGCCCGGGTTCGAGCGGGCCTACCGGCGGGCGCTCGACGAGGCCTTCGCGCAGGGGCCCGCCGGCTACGCAAGGGACACCGTGCTGGCGATGGGGCGGTGGACCTTCGATCCGGCGCGGATCACCGTTCCCGTGGACGTCTGGTATGGCGAGCAGGACGCCAGCCACTCGCCCGACCAGGGTGCTTTCCTGGCCGACCGCGTGCCGGGAGCGGTCCGGCGGCTCGTCCCCGATGTCGGTGGCGCCGTACTGTGGACACACGCCGAGGAGATTCTTCGTTCCCTGACCGAGAATCTTCTGGCTCGCCGGTAG
- a CDS encoding aminotransferase class I/II-fold pyridoxal phosphate-dependent enzyme → MSLTELSRDELTRTLDELRGAYDELRGRALALDLTRGKPSAEQLDLAEELLGLPGAGTHTAADGTDTRNYGGLRGLAELREIFGPLLDVPAGQLVAFGNSSLELMHECMVHAALFGVPGSTRPWAPGSGAAVLCPVPGYDRHFALCEKLGIEMIPVPMNGEGPDLAEVERLAAEDARVKGIWCVPKYSNPTGTVYSAQTVRGLAAMRTAAPDFRIFWDNAYAVHHLTETRHEVADVLAAADEAGNPDRPFVFGSTSKITLAGSGVAFFGASKSNVDWLTGHLGKRTIGPDKVNQLRHALFLGSADGVHAHMDRHRALLRPKFDLVQRKLEEGLSGTGAATWTVPEGGYFVSLDVLDGCASRVVALAAEAGIALTPAGAPFPYGKDPNDRVIRLAPSYPPPAELSDAVDGLVLCIKLAGVEHLLRG, encoded by the coding sequence GTGAGCCTGACCGAGTTGTCCCGCGACGAGCTGACCCGCACCCTGGACGAGCTGCGTGGTGCCTACGACGAGCTGCGCGGGCGCGCGCTCGCCCTGGACCTGACCAGGGGAAAGCCCTCCGCCGAGCAGTTGGACCTCGCCGAGGAGCTGCTCGGCCTGCCGGGCGCCGGCACGCACACCGCCGCCGATGGCACGGACACCCGTAACTACGGTGGGCTGCGCGGCCTGGCCGAACTGCGGGAGATCTTCGGTCCGTTGCTCGACGTGCCGGCGGGACAGCTGGTGGCGTTCGGCAACTCCAGCCTCGAGCTGATGCACGAATGCATGGTGCATGCCGCGCTGTTCGGGGTGCCCGGTTCGACCCGGCCGTGGGCGCCGGGCTCCGGTGCGGCCGTGCTCTGCCCCGTCCCCGGCTACGACCGGCACTTCGCGCTGTGCGAGAAGCTGGGCATCGAGATGATTCCGGTGCCGATGAACGGCGAGGGCCCTGACCTGGCCGAGGTCGAGCGTCTTGCCGCCGAGGACGCCCGGGTCAAGGGGATCTGGTGTGTCCCCAAGTACAGCAATCCGACCGGGACGGTGTACTCCGCCCAGACCGTGCGCGGGCTGGCGGCCATGCGGACCGCCGCCCCGGACTTCCGGATCTTCTGGGACAACGCCTATGCGGTGCATCACCTGACCGAGACCCGGCACGAGGTGGCGGACGTGCTGGCGGCGGCGGACGAGGCTGGCAACCCCGACCGGCCGTTCGTCTTCGGCTCCACCTCCAAGATCACTCTGGCCGGTAGCGGGGTGGCGTTCTTCGGCGCTTCGAAGTCCAATGTGGATTGGCTGACCGGTCATCTCGGGAAGCGCACGATCGGCCCGGACAAGGTCAACCAGCTCCGGCACGCACTGTTCCTGGGCAGCGCGGACGGTGTCCACGCGCATATGGACCGGCACCGCGCGTTGCTACGCCCGAAGTTCGACCTCGTGCAGCGCAAGCTGGAGGAGGGGCTGTCCGGGACCGGGGCCGCGACCTGGACCGTCCCGGAGGGCGGCTACTTCGTCAGCCTGGACGTGCTGGACGGGTGCGCCAGCAGGGTGGTCGCCCTGGCCGCGGAGGCCGGGATCGCGCTGACCCCGGCCGGCGCGCCGTTCCCGTACGGTAAGGACCCGAACGACCGGGTGATCCGGCTCGCGCCCAGTTACCCGCCGCCTGCGGAGCTTTCCGACGCGGTGGACGGGCTGGTGCTGTGCATCAAGCTGGCGGGCGTGGAGCACCTGCTACGCGGCTGA
- a CDS encoding SRPBCC family protein has protein sequence MSDVVEQTVRIEARPETVWEFFTDPELLAQWWGPAEVEPRPGGLLRVPMLDGPRPVMRGEFVEFVPYERIVFTFGWEDTPGAPAIDPGASLVEVTLVPEDGGTVLTLRHSGLPAELTGETGAGWAGLLRGLSRVAGAPRPPA, from the coding sequence ATGAGCGACGTTGTGGAGCAGACGGTGCGGATCGAAGCCAGGCCGGAGACGGTGTGGGAGTTCTTCACCGACCCCGAACTGCTGGCACAGTGGTGGGGACCGGCCGAGGTGGAACCGCGGCCGGGCGGCCTGCTCCGCGTACCGATGCTGGACGGCCCGCGCCCGGTCATGCGCGGCGAGTTCGTCGAGTTCGTGCCGTACGAGCGGATCGTGTTCACCTTCGGCTGGGAGGATACCCCCGGCGCGCCGGCCATCGACCCGGGCGCGTCCCTTGTGGAGGTCACCTTGGTCCCCGAGGACGGTGGCACGGTGCTCACCCTGCGACACAGCGGCCTGCCCGCGGAGCTGACCGGGGAGACCGGCGCGGGGTGGGCGGGGTTGCTGCGCGGACTCAGCCGCGTAGCAGGTGCTCCACGCCCGCCAGCTTGA
- a CDS encoding ArsR/SmtB family transcription factor has protein sequence MATSTTEQQVDEVLHAVADPTRRGILRLVRDREVSAGELAGHFPGISRPAVSQHLRVLTAAGLLAVRREGNRRLYRLRPAGLTEASRFFDDLWTDRLGRLKRAAERAERQRTNDTEGPA, from the coding sequence TTGGCAACGAGCACGACGGAGCAGCAGGTGGACGAGGTACTGCACGCGGTAGCCGACCCGACCCGCCGCGGCATCCTGCGGCTGGTGCGTGACCGTGAGGTGTCCGCGGGCGAGCTCGCGGGGCACTTCCCCGGCATCAGCCGCCCCGCCGTGTCCCAGCACCTGCGCGTACTCACCGCGGCGGGCCTGCTCGCGGTCCGCCGCGAGGGCAACCGCAGGCTCTACCGGCTGCGGCCTGCCGGGCTGACCGAGGCGAGCAGGTTCTTCGACGACCTGTGGACGGACCGGCTCGGGCGTCTCAAGCGGGCGGCCGAGCGGGCCGAGCGGCAACGCACGAACGACACGGAGGGACCGGCATGA
- a CDS encoding DUF1579 family protein: protein MHTPGSELRRLEAVVGRWRSKGRTVPTETEPSIEISGTDTYEWLDGGFFLVHHVDVRLGGERYRAIELIGG from the coding sequence ATGCACACACCTGGCAGCGAGCTCCGGCGGCTCGAGGCGGTCGTCGGCCGGTGGCGCTCGAAGGGAAGGACGGTGCCGACCGAGACGGAGCCGTCCATCGAGATCAGCGGTACGGACACCTACGAGTGGCTGGACGGTGGATTCTTTCTCGTGCACCACGTGGACGTGCGCCTCGGCGGGGAGCGCTACCGGGCGATCGAGCTGATCGGCGGGTAG
- a CDS encoding pyridoxamine 5'-phosphate oxidase family protein yields the protein MDIDAEISAVLAEVKVLELSTITRDGGLNTRPMSSVWFPETRQIVLTTPVAYPQKAMNVRRDGRVALLYSDFAGSGLAGAPAVLVQGTATVPEGVATPQDLREFWRGVMRKSPALAEQAADAEFRRSMDWYFWRLPFYITPERVRRLEPAETGGSPPPPPGGGEPMAAQIADALERYPTAVFAARDEQGYPQAARAVVTRAGADGALRVRPVQQFAGAPGAANLLWHRHDGGPGEMSTLLVTGSAGAEGGDWTFVPERIPGALPLGQDQGSHQAWIADARQRSLRYLERRGMEPPELDWKVFTG from the coding sequence ATGGATATCGACGCGGAGATCTCGGCTGTACTGGCCGAGGTGAAGGTACTCGAGCTCAGCACGATCACCAGGGACGGCGGGCTCAACACCAGGCCGATGTCGAGTGTGTGGTTCCCCGAGACGCGGCAGATCGTGCTGACCACGCCGGTGGCCTACCCGCAGAAGGCGATGAACGTCCGGCGGGACGGTCGGGTCGCCCTGCTGTACTCCGACTTCGCCGGAAGCGGGCTGGCCGGAGCCCCGGCCGTGCTGGTGCAGGGCACCGCCACCGTGCCGGAAGGGGTGGCCACCCCGCAGGATCTTCGCGAGTTCTGGCGCGGCGTGATGCGCAAGTCGCCCGCGTTGGCCGAGCAGGCCGCGGATGCGGAGTTCCGGCGTTCGATGGACTGGTACTTCTGGCGATTGCCCTTCTACATCACCCCGGAACGGGTGCGGCGGCTCGAGCCCGCCGAGACCGGCGGGTCCCCACCGCCGCCGCCCGGCGGGGGCGAGCCGATGGCGGCGCAGATCGCCGATGCGCTGGAGCGCTACCCCACGGCGGTGTTCGCGGCCAGGGACGAGCAGGGGTACCCGCAGGCGGCACGGGCCGTGGTCACGCGGGCCGGCGCGGACGGCGCGCTGCGCGTGCGCCCGGTACAGCAGTTCGCCGGTGCGCCCGGTGCGGCGAACCTGCTGTGGCACCGGCACGACGGCGGCCCGGGTGAGATGTCCACGCTGCTGGTCACCGGTTCGGCCGGTGCGGAAGGCGGGGACTGGACCTTCGTTCCGGAGCGGATCCCCGGCGCGCTGCCCCTCGGCCAGGACCAGGGCTCCCACCAGGCTTGGATCGCGGATGCCCGGCAGCGGTCGCTGCGTTACCTCGAGCGCAGGGGGATGGAACCCCCGGAGC